One Streptomyces formicae genomic window, GCCCGGACCTGATGTTCCACTTCTACCAGATCCCGTTCACCGACAACCCGGAGCGCCTGGGCTACGAGCGCCCCGAGCACGGTGTGTCGATGACGCCGAACATCCCCAAGTCCCGTGCCCGCGGCCGTCTCTACCTGACGTCGGCGGACCCGGAGGTCAAGCCCGCGCTCGACTTCAGGTACTTCGAGGACGAGGGCGACTACGACGGGCAGACCCTCGTCGACGGCATCAAGCTGGCGCGGAAGGTCGCCGAGGCCGAGCCGTTCAAGAAGTGGCTCAAGCGCGAGGTCTTCCCCGGCCCCGAGGTCACCGACGACGCCGAGATCAGCGAACTCGTGCGCAAGGCCGCACACACCGTCTACCACCCTGCGGGCACCTGCCGAATGGGTGCTTCCACTGATGAACTCGCAGTGGTGGACCCGGAGTTGAAGATCCGGGGCATGGCCGGAATCCGTATCGCGGACGCATCCGTCTTCCCGACGATGCCCGCCGTGAACCCGATGATCGGAGTACTCATGGTCGGGGAGAAATGTGCCGAGATGCTGGGCGGTGACGGCCGATGAGCGAGGCCGCCGTGACGACATCCACGGACACCGACAAGACGAGCGCGGACGGACCCGTCTTCGCCGTCAAGAACCTCTGGAAGGTCTTCGGGCCCAAGGCGGAGCGCATACCCGACGACACCTCGCTGCACGGCCTGAGCCCCGCCGAACTGCGCGAGCAGACCGGCTGCACCGCCGCCGTGCGCGATGTGTCCTTCGAGGTCAACAAGGGTGAAGTCTTCGTCGTCATGGGCCTTTCCGGCTCCGGCAAGTCCACCCTCGTACGCTGTCTGACCCGGCTCATCGAGCCGACCTCGGGCGAGCTCGCCATCGACGGCGAGGACGTCCTCGCCATGGACAAGGCCCGACTGCGCGAACTGCGCAGGCACCGCGCCGCCATGGTCTTCCAGCACTTCGGCCTCCTGCCGCACCGCTCGGTCCTCGACAACGTCGCGTACGGCCTGGAGATCCAGGGCGTCGGCAAGGCCGAGCGCCGCGCCAAGGCCCTCGAAGTCGTCGCGAAGGTCGGCCTCGACGGTCTCGAGCAGCGCAGGCCCGGACAGCTCTCCGGCGGTCAGCAGCAGCGCGTGGGCCTGGCCCGCGCCCTCGCCGTGGACCCCGAAGTCCTGCTGTTCGACGAGCCGTTCAGCGCGCTCGACCCGCTGATCCGCCGCGACATGCAGGAAGAGGTCGTCCGGCTGCACCGTGAGGAGGGCCGCACGATGGTCTTCATCACCCACGACCTCAGCGAGGCCCTCAAGCTCGGCGACCGCATCGCCCTGATGCGCGACGGCAAGGTCGTCCAGCTCGGCACCCCCGAGGAGATCGTCGGCTCCCCGGCCGACGACTACGTCCGCGACTTCGTCCGCGACGTGGCCCGCGCCGACGTGATGACCGTGCGCAGCGCGATGCGCCCCGCCGACGCCGACGAGGAGGCCCGCGGCGCGGCCCTCGCGCCCGACGCCAAGGTCGCCGAGGCCATCGAGGCCGTCGCCCGCTCCGGCTTCCCGGTGCGCGTCATGGACGGCAAGCGCTGCCTCGGCGTGGTGGACCACGCGGGACTGCTCGACGTGGTCGCCGGTACCTCGTCAGCCGCGCGAACGGCCCCCGACAAGGGTGAGGTGGTCGCCTGATGGCCACCGCCACCGCATCGAGTCCCGTACGAGATACCGGAATCGGTGCGCTCCTGAGGCACCGTGCCGTCGGCAAGCTCCTGCTGCTCGCCGTCGCCGCGGCCGTCGTCGTGCCGATCCTCAACGCCAAGTGGGCGTCCGGCGCCTGGCCGGACGCGCTCACCGTCGACCTGACCGAGCCGCTGGGCAAGACCACCGACTGGATCATCGACAACCGGGACAGCCACTGGCTGTTCACCTACTTCTTCGGGCACATCAGCAA contains:
- a CDS encoding quaternary amine ABC transporter ATP-binding protein, with the protein product MSEAAVTTSTDTDKTSADGPVFAVKNLWKVFGPKAERIPDDTSLHGLSPAELREQTGCTAAVRDVSFEVNKGEVFVVMGLSGSGKSTLVRCLTRLIEPTSGELAIDGEDVLAMDKARLRELRRHRAAMVFQHFGLLPHRSVLDNVAYGLEIQGVGKAERRAKALEVVAKVGLDGLEQRRPGQLSGGQQQRVGLARALAVDPEVLLFDEPFSALDPLIRRDMQEEVVRLHREEGRTMVFITHDLSEALKLGDRIALMRDGKVVQLGTPEEIVGSPADDYVRDFVRDVARADVMTVRSAMRPADADEEARGAALAPDAKVAEAIEAVARSGFPVRVMDGKRCLGVVDHAGLLDVVAGTSSAARTAPDKGEVVA